The Candidatus Methylomirabilis sp. genome includes a region encoding these proteins:
- a CDS encoding YggT family protein translates to MFILGNLLNAFADILFWILQAYMWIVVARVVISWVNPDRYNPIVQFLVRSTEPVLRPVRRVLPVLGGFDFSPVVVILGLVFLQRFLVPTISQLAWRLHLQ, encoded by the coding sequence ATGTTCATCCTGGGAAACCTCCTGAACGCGTTCGCCGACATCCTCTTCTGGATCCTGCAGGCCTACATGTGGATCGTCGTGGCCCGGGTGGTCATCTCGTGGGTCAACCCTGACCGCTACAACCCCATCGTCCAGTTCCTGGTCCGCAGCACCGAGCCGGTCCTCCGCCCCGTCCGCCGGGTCCTCCCGGTGTTGGGAGGATTCGACTTCTCCCCCGTGGTGGTCATCCTCGGTCTGGTCTTCCTCCAGCGGTTCCTCGTCCCCACGATCTCGCAGCTCGCCTGGAGGCTTCACCTCCAATGA
- a CDS encoding proline dehydrogenase family protein, which produces MPVRAALLVLSRSRLLREALTRRRLFPAAVSRFIAGPEIADALAAVERLAARGLQATLNHLGEHVESAPAAAAEVEAQGRALERLRSAGLASHLSVKLTQLGLDVDADLSARHLRQILEEAATLPTLVRIDMEGSAYTDRTLALYRQLRLAFPNVGVVLQAYLYRTPGDLESLLPLGANVRLCKGAYREPPGIAYPRKREVDASFLRLAARLLSPDSLERGTFAAFATHDPRMVAGVQRLAAEQRVPRDRFEFQMLYGIGRDLQAALVAAGTAVRIYIPYGDAWFPYFMRRLAERPANLLFLLRSLLRG; this is translated from the coding sequence ATGCCAGTCCGCGCCGCCCTGCTGGTCCTTTCCCGGAGCCGGCTCCTCCGGGAGGCCCTTACCCGGCGACGCCTCTTCCCGGCCGCCGTCAGCCGCTTCATCGCGGGCCCCGAGATCGCCGACGCGCTGGCCGCCGTAGAGCGGCTGGCCGCCCGCGGGCTCCAGGCCACGCTGAATCACCTGGGGGAACACGTCGAGAGCGCGCCAGCGGCCGCCGCCGAGGTCGAGGCGCAGGGGAGGGCGCTCGAGCGCCTCCGGAGCGCGGGGCTCGCCTCCCACCTCTCGGTCAAGCTCACGCAGCTCGGGCTCGACGTGGACGCGGACCTGTCCGCCCGGCATCTGCGGCAGATCCTGGAGGAGGCCGCCACCCTCCCCACCCTCGTCCGGATAGACATGGAGGGGTCCGCCTACACCGACCGGACCCTCGCCCTGTACCGGCAGCTCCGGCTCGCCTTCCCCAACGTCGGCGTCGTCCTCCAGGCCTACCTCTACCGCACCCCGGGCGACCTGGAATCCCTCCTCCCCCTCGGCGCGAACGTCCGGCTCTGCAAGGGAGCGTACCGCGAGCCGCCCGGCATCGCCTACCCCCGGAAGCGGGAGGTGGACGCCAGCTTCCTGCGCCTGGCCGCGCGGCTGCTCTCGCCGGACAGCCTGGAGCGCGGGACCTTCGCCGCCTTCGCCACGCATGACCCGCGGATGGTGGCGGGGGTGCAGCGGCTGGCGGCCGAGCAGCGTGTTCCCCGGGACCGGTTCGAGTTCCAGATGCTCTACGGGATCGGCCGCGACCTCCAGGCCGCGCTCGTCGCCGCCGGCACCGCGGTCCGTATCTACATCCCCTACGGGGACGCCTGGTTCCCCTACTTCATGCGCCGCCTGGCCGAGCGCCCGGCCAACCTCCTCTTCCTCCTCCGGAGCCTGCTGCGCGGCTGA
- a CDS encoding ABC transporter substrate-binding protein — translation MHEPATLDPATLSDIYGRTIAQQIYDGLVQFDEALAIRPAVASSWKSSRDGLVWTFNLRRRVKFHNGREVTADDFVYSFTRILDPKVGSGAAEVFLRVQGAKEFAEGRAPHVRGLQAPDRYTLRITLTESSTPFVTALAVGAAKVIPREAVEELGKEFGRRPVGTGPFRLKSWDKGKEIIVEANPDYFGGRPYLDEVAYKIYPGGKLEAILADFKEGLLEDAPIPVKERRQIIEDKTLQYVRRPILGIRFFAFNTRVKPLDNPLVRQALIHAVDRKWIAQQIYGDRYLPGVGILPPGTYGYDPNHPGQEYDPEKARALLAKAGHPSGKGIPPLELWSAAGLTFEEFVAEEQAFAKFLGGIGVEVDLKRDTNWPTYKGSVYDGRLPMWRYSWYADTPDPYSFLHLLFHSKGPHNTTKYRNPEVDALLDRAEKEADYFARVRLYQRAERIIVRDAPVIVLGYYTFEHVFQPYVRGIQVSALGERYIPMRHIWLENSRPHPTGN, via the coding sequence TTGCATGAGCCGGCAACACTCGATCCGGCCACCTTAAGCGACATCTATGGGCGAACCATTGCCCAGCAAATCTACGATGGCCTCGTTCAGTTCGACGAGGCCCTCGCCATCCGCCCGGCCGTGGCCAGTTCCTGGAAGAGCTCACGGGATGGACTCGTCTGGACCTTCAATCTCCGGAGGAGAGTCAAGTTTCATAACGGCCGGGAGGTCACGGCCGACGACTTCGTGTACTCGTTCACGCGGATCCTGGATCCCAAGGTGGGGTCGGGGGCAGCCGAAGTCTTCCTGCGAGTCCAAGGAGCCAAGGAGTTTGCAGAGGGGCGAGCGCCACATGTTCGGGGACTCCAGGCTCCAGACCGGTACACCCTGAGGATCACCTTGACGGAATCCTCCACCCCCTTCGTCACTGCTCTTGCGGTAGGCGCCGCGAAAGTGATCCCGAGGGAAGCCGTGGAGGAGCTGGGAAAGGAGTTCGGGCGACGGCCGGTGGGGACCGGTCCATTTCGCCTGAAAAGCTGGGACAAGGGCAAGGAGATCATCGTAGAAGCCAACCCCGACTACTTTGGCGGGCGCCCATACCTCGATGAGGTCGCCTACAAGATTTACCCCGGCGGCAAACTCGAGGCGATCTTGGCTGACTTCAAGGAAGGGTTGCTAGAGGACGCCCCGATCCCAGTCAAGGAGCGGCGGCAGATCATCGAGGACAAGACCCTCCAGTATGTCCGCCGGCCCATCCTGGGGATCCGCTTCTTCGCGTTCAATACAAGGGTGAAGCCACTGGACAACCCGCTGGTCCGGCAGGCGCTCATCCACGCCGTGGACCGGAAATGGATCGCCCAGCAGATCTACGGCGACCGCTACCTCCCGGGTGTCGGCATCCTCCCCCCCGGCACGTACGGCTACGACCCGAACCATCCCGGACAGGAGTACGACCCGGAGAAAGCCCGGGCCCTGCTCGCCAAAGCGGGGCACCCCAGTGGCAAGGGGATCCCCCCGCTCGAACTCTGGTCTGCGGCGGGCTTGACCTTTGAAGAGTTCGTAGCCGAGGAGCAGGCCTTCGCCAAGTTCCTGGGGGGGATCGGCGTCGAGGTCGACCTCAAGCGGGACACGAACTGGCCCACATACAAGGGGAGCGTGTACGACGGGCGCCTCCCGATGTGGCGGTACTCCTGGTACGCCGACACTCCTGACCCCTACAGCTTCCTCCACCTGCTCTTCCACTCGAAGGGGCCGCACAACACCACGAAGTACCGGAACCCGGAGGTGGATGCCCTCCTCGATCGGGCCGAGAAGGAGGCCGACTACTTCGCCCGCGTCCGGCTCTACCAGCGGGCCGAGCGGATCATCGTCCGGGACGCGCCGGTCATCGTGCTGGGGTATTACACCTTCGAACACGTCTTCCAGCCGTACGTCCGCGGCATCCAGGTGAGCGCCCTGGGCGAGCGCTACATCCCCATGCGCCACATCTGGCTGGAGAACAGCCGGCCCCACCCCACCGGGAACTGA
- a CDS encoding ATP-binding protein, whose translation MLSAVRHSIRSLRLRTKFILAVNGLIVVLVTAATLLVEMRQRQTIIREVEKRAVTLAQSLAAATTNDLMTYNFVGLEQKLAEVARQEDVLYAIALDREGLVASHTLLKELEGTRPKDDVNLRALTAEETVVQRVHHAEEGDAYDIAVPILIGSSEDRWGTIRVGVSLRAMQKELAQTALQIFGVGIVAMLFGSIGSILVARRFTTPLQRLLQGVGAISRGDFSQTIEVHGEDEIGQLGTAFNEMTRQLARIRDLEDQLRRSDRLAALGTMAAGIAHDIRNPLTSISIFTQLMSQNFQDPEVRTKFDRVVPRELERVQRVLEDMLELARPASLNREPADINEVLLQVMELFERQLSEQGIVATTNLTFPLPKTMADRKKLHRCFANVIHNGIQAMPKGGRLTISSGLFVAPRSSLARPEAPQQEARETLRVLVTDTGVGIPSELLPHIFDPFFTTKEKGTGLGMAIAHRIIEDHLGAIEVSSRVGGGSTFRLTLPVQAAGAEVPAAPPSEAAVTPPLERLPTSSPSSSAPAPAA comes from the coding sequence ATGCTGAGCGCGGTGCGCCACTCGATCAGGAGCCTGCGGCTGCGGACGAAGTTCATCCTCGCCGTCAACGGCCTGATCGTCGTCCTGGTCACCGCCGCGACCCTGCTGGTGGAGATGCGGCAGCGGCAAACGATCATCCGCGAGGTGGAGAAGCGGGCCGTCACCCTGGCCCAGAGCCTGGCCGCCGCAACGACCAACGATCTCATGACGTATAACTTCGTGGGGCTGGAGCAGAAGCTGGCCGAGGTCGCCCGCCAGGAGGACGTCCTCTACGCCATCGCTCTGGACCGGGAGGGGCTGGTGGCCTCCCACACCCTGCTCAAGGAACTGGAGGGCACCCGGCCGAAGGATGACGTGAACCTCCGGGCTCTCACGGCGGAGGAGACCGTGGTGCAGCGGGTCCACCATGCCGAGGAGGGCGACGCCTACGATATCGCCGTCCCGATCCTGATCGGCAGCAGCGAGGACAGGTGGGGCACCATCCGGGTGGGGGTTTCCCTGCGTGCCATGCAGAAGGAGCTCGCGCAAACCGCGTTGCAGATCTTCGGGGTCGGGATCGTGGCCATGCTGTTCGGGAGTATCGGCTCCATCCTGGTCGCCCGGCGGTTCACCACCCCCCTCCAGCGCCTCCTCCAGGGAGTCGGGGCCATCAGCCGGGGAGACTTCAGCCAGACGATCGAGGTGCACGGGGAGGACGAGATCGGGCAGCTCGGCACGGCCTTCAACGAGATGACCCGCCAGCTCGCCCGCATCCGGGATCTGGAGGACCAGCTCCGCCGGTCCGACCGGCTCGCCGCCCTGGGCACCATGGCCGCCGGGATCGCCCACGACATCCGCAACCCCCTCACCTCGATCTCCATCTTCACCCAGCTCATGTCCCAGAACTTCCAGGACCCCGAGGTCCGGACCAAGTTCGACCGGGTGGTCCCGCGGGAGCTGGAGCGGGTCCAGCGGGTCCTGGAGGACATGCTGGAGCTGGCGCGCCCCGCCTCGCTGAACCGGGAGCCCGCCGACATAAACGAGGTACTCCTCCAAGTGATGGAACTGTTCGAGCGGCAGCTCAGCGAGCAGGGGATCGTGGCCACCACCAACCTGACCTTCCCCCTGCCGAAGACCATGGCGGACCGGAAGAAGCTGCACCGGTGCTTCGCCAACGTGATTCACAACGGCATTCAGGCCATGCCCAAGGGGGGGCGCCTTACCATCTCCTCGGGCCTGTTCGTCGCCCCCCGCTCCTCCCTCGCCCGCCCCGAGGCCCCCCAGCAGGAGGCTCGGGAGACCCTCCGGGTCTTGGTCACCGACACTGGCGTGGGCATCCCCTCCGAACTCCTCCCCCACATCTTCGACCCGTTCTTCACGACGAAGGAGAAGGGCACGGGCCTGGGGATGGCCATCGCCCACCGGATCATCGAGGATCACCTGGGTGCCATTGAAGTCTCCTCGCGGGTCGGGGGGGGGAGCACCTTCAGACTGACCCTCCCGGTCCAGGCGGCGGGGGCGGAGGTTCCGGCGGCGCCCCCCTCCGAAGCGGCCGTGACGCCCCCCCTCGAGCGGCTGCCAACTTCTTCCCCTTCCTCATCCGCTCCCGCCCCCGCGGCCTGA
- a CDS encoding DivIVA domain-containing protein has product MNITPLDITQREFRRRLRGWDPAEVKAFLDGVADELELLVKEAASRDERIQKLEGQVAAYQEREEALRKTLYSAQRLTEQLKDTAKREAELIRKEAELQAENLLEKAHRQAGELQAQIADLKRQKQLFEAKLRAALKIHLDLLEGRGEKAAGKGDAPPEAGRP; this is encoded by the coding sequence ATGAACATCACCCCCCTGGATATCACCCAGCGGGAATTCCGGCGGCGCCTCAGGGGGTGGGACCCGGCGGAGGTGAAGGCCTTCCTGGACGGGGTGGCCGACGAACTGGAGCTCCTGGTCAAGGAGGCCGCGTCGCGCGACGAGCGGATCCAGAAGCTGGAGGGGCAGGTGGCGGCCTACCAGGAGCGGGAGGAGGCCCTCCGGAAGACCCTCTACTCCGCCCAGCGCCTCACCGAGCAGCTCAAGGACACCGCCAAGCGGGAGGCGGAGCTGATCCGGAAGGAGGCGGAGCTGCAGGCCGAAAACCTCCTGGAGAAGGCCCACCGCCAGGCGGGCGAGCTCCAGGCCCAGATCGCGGACCTCAAGCGGCAGAAGCAGCTCTTCGAGGCCAAGCTCCGGGCCGCCCTGAAGATCCACCTGGACCTGCTCGAGGGCCGGGGGGAGAAGGCTGCAGGCAAGGGCGATGCCCCTCCTGAGGCAGGCCGGCCCTGA
- the proC gene encoding pyrroline-5-carboxylate reductase: MLDGKCLGFIGGGNMAEAMVRGLLKAQLLRPEDMLVSDVAAERLTYLQQTFGVRTSPDNAEVAGKADIVLFAVKPQIMSSVLDGLLDVITEEKLLISIAAGISTRFIAGKFPGKVRVVRVMPNTPALVLEAASALTPGGAATAEDLELAKRLFAAVGKVVVVEEVLMDAVTGLSGSGPAYIFMIIDALSDAGVKVGLARREAQLLAAQTVLGAARMVLETRKHPGELKDMVTSPGGTAIAGLHTLEAGGLRTTLINAVEAATRRSIELGRKD; encoded by the coding sequence ATGCTGGACGGCAAGTGCCTGGGGTTCATCGGCGGCGGGAACATGGCGGAGGCCATGGTCCGGGGGCTGCTCAAGGCCCAGCTCCTCCGGCCAGAGGACATGCTCGTCTCCGACGTGGCCGCCGAGCGGTTGACCTACCTCCAGCAGACCTTCGGAGTGCGGACCTCCCCGGACAATGCCGAGGTGGCAGGGAAGGCGGACATCGTCCTGTTCGCCGTGAAGCCCCAGATCATGTCCTCGGTCCTGGACGGCCTCCTGGACGTCATCACGGAGGAGAAGCTCCTCATCTCGATCGCGGCCGGCATCTCGACCCGCTTCATCGCCGGGAAGTTCCCGGGGAAGGTCCGCGTGGTTCGCGTCATGCCGAACACCCCCGCCCTGGTTCTCGAGGCCGCGAGCGCCCTCACGCCGGGCGGCGCCGCCACGGCCGAGGACCTGGAGCTGGCCAAGCGGCTCTTTGCCGCCGTGGGGAAGGTCGTCGTGGTGGAAGAGGTCCTGATGGACGCCGTCACCGGGCTCTCGGGCAGCGGCCCGGCGTACATCTTCATGATCATTGACGCCCTTTCCGACGCGGGGGTGAAGGTGGGCCTCGCGCGGAGGGAGGCGCAGCTCCTGGCGGCGCAGACGGTCCTGGGGGCGGCCCGCATGGTCCTCGAGACGCGCAAGCACCCGGGCGAGCTGAAGGACATGGTGACCTCCCCGGGCGGCACGGCCATCGCCGGCCTGCACACGCTGGAGGCGGGGGGGCTCCGGACCACCCTGATCAACGCCGTGGAAGCGGCTACCCGGCGCTCCATCGAGCTGGGCCGGAAGGACTGA